In Podospora pseudoanserina strain CBS 124.78 chromosome 5, whole genome shotgun sequence, a single window of DNA contains:
- the UTP22 gene encoding U3 snoRNP protein (EggNog:ENOG503NVZF; BUSCO:EOG09260FX0; COG:J): MDSGPAKRRKLDHSQDGAGKALEAAVSTGGVSRSRAFILEAEELLEEVRIDYKTAFEGADQLLHKIKSSIETIKSQEPLPILEAATKFEKKSKIKIPFPDPQPPKNSNYKVAFAKPSQFNVVGSYVSKTMVKTQKDHSVDMIVVLPQEILQEKDYLDLRYFYKRAYYLAVIASALQKGSGNEAELSYEYLNGNPLTPVLAIQPKSPEATDEGSKGRLQYRIRIIPCAPEGFFPKGKLHLGASLVRRGRDTESETPAHPTAFYNSTVVAEGSFLSYLKLLRQTEKKCAAFKKACILGRTWLQQRGFGGDISKGGFGHFEWSVLLALLLQGGQRMGHAALSTSLSATQLFKAQVQFLSVMNFSEKPCVLGAENIDLEEHIESGPILYDYSRGLNVAFKMGHWSAALLHQHAKWTRSLLSDSSADQFTPTFILRADLPSHTFDLFAHLNYSDVLDQVIGNDYSESRGRIWQLGSKVYRVLKRALGDKELGERARVVHIQTPEQPKWSLAEKPKDQTRTALEVGVLFDPVNMSRVVDKGPSAGATAEEKEECDRFRRFWGDKAELRRFERDTIRETLVWKSTTPFEICEEIMRYILALHLRIGHLEDDISFYGNGLVALLSIKPADTTSYNVARKEFSTFERDIRNLDELPLRVRQIAPVCPELRHASVKPPVFGSLKSGPRPMDCVISFEASGKWPESIAAIQRTKIAFLLMIGNLLENSKQGVKTHVGLEDAHFETENLAFLDVVYESGPAFRLRIHSDLEESLLERQVKDKTQEQYLRQRATTQLAAFKRLYNNLPLHNQTINTSITRFPALGPTIRLVKHWFNSHKLSIHFTAEFIELVTLHIFLSPYPWDAPSSPSTGFNRVLLFLSRWDWRSEPLIIDSGNELTNSDHFAIVTRMEAWRKIDPGMNHTVLFVATTQEPTGIAWTSLNNEPKPTRVVATRMTALAKAACRVVREEQLLLDPRRLFVPSLKEYDVLIHLDPKALKNAMRTYENVDPAEEVGEGRGSKFKNLDVVTGEDLLPLVAHPAEVLLEQFVKVFGGPLVFFWGGEGDNVVGAIWNPGMERRVLKGGMLASYRPGRQQQEEGDGEDKVEVEMNKEAMVGEMARLGGDLVERIEMR, encoded by the exons ATGGATTCCGGACCGGCGAAACGAAGAAAACTCGACCACAGCCAAGATGGCGCTGGGAAAGCTCTCGAAGCAGCAGTCTCGACTGGCGGCGTGTCCAGATCCAGAGCATTCATCCTAGAGGCcgaggagttgttggaggaaGTGCGCATCGACTACAAGACTGCTTTTGAAGGCGCCGACCAATTGCTTCACAAGATCAAGAGTTCCATCGAGACCATCAAGTCTCAAGAACCTCTCCCA ATTCTCGAGGCTGCGACAAAATTCGAAAAGAAATCCAAGATCAAGATTCCCTTCCCCGATCCGCAACCACCAAAGAACTCCAACTACAAGGTCGCATTCGCCAAACCCTCTCAGTTCAATGTCGTCGGCAGCTATGTTTCCAAAACGATGGTCAAGACGCAAAAGGATCACAGCGTGGACATGATTGTGGTTCTGCCGCAGGAGATTTTGCAAGAGAAGGATTACCTCGACCTGCGATACTTTTACAAGAGGGCATATTATCTGGCTGTTATTGCGAGTGCTCTGCAAAAGGGGTCTGGAAACGAGGCCGAGCTATCCTACGAGTACCTCAACGGCAACCCATTGACTCCCGTTCTCGCAATTCAGCCAAAGTCACCAGAAGCGACAGATGAGGGATCGAAGGGGCGTCTGCAGTACAGAATACGGATCATCCCATGCGCCCCAGAGGGCTTCTTTCCCAAGGGGAAGCTTCATCTGGGCGCTTCCTTGGTCCGAAGAGGGAGAGACACCGAATCGGAAACGCCAGCGCACCCTACCGCCTTTTACAACTCGACCGTGGTCGCCGAGGGGTCTTTCCTGTCGTACCTGAAACTTCTTCGCCAGACCGAAAAGAAGTGCGCCGCGTTCAAGAAGGCCTGTATTTTGGGACGGACATGGCTCCAGCAGAGAGGGTTCGGCGGTGATATCTCCAAGGGCGGGTTCGGTCACTTTGAGTGGTCGGTTTTGCTCGCTCTTCTACTTCAAGGAGGCCAAAGGATGGGGCATGCGGCGTTGTCGACATCGCTCAGCGCCACCCAACTGTTCAAGGCTCAGGTTCAGTTCTTGTCAGTGATGAACTTTTCAGAGAAGCCATGCGTTCTTGGCGCTGAAAATATTGATTTGGAGGAACATATCGAGTCTGGACCGATTCTGTACGATTATTCTCGGGGACTGAATGTTGCTTTCAAGATGGGACATTGGTCAGCCGCTTTGCTGCACCAACACGCCAAGTGGACCAGAAGCCTGTTGAGTGACAGCTCTGCCGACCAGTTCACGCCTACTTTCATCCTCAGGGCCGACCTGCCTTCTCACACGTTTGACTTGTTTGCCCACCTCAACTACAGCGATGTTTTGGACCAAGTTATTGGAAACGATTATTCCGAGTCCCGTGGCAGAATTTGGCAGCTCGGTAGCAAGGTTTACAGAGTGCTCAAGAGAGCGCTGGGCGACAAGGAACTGGGTGAAAGAGCGAGGGTTGTTCATATTCAGACTCCCGAGCAGCCAAAATGGTCTCTTGCGGAAAAGCCCAAGGACCAGACAAGAACCGCCCTGGAAGTTGGTGTACTGTTTGACCCCGTCAACATGAGCCGCGTGGTGGACAAGGGGCCTTCTGCTGGCGCAACGgccgaagagaaggaggaatgCGACAGGTTCCGCAGGTTTTGGGGCGACAAGGCCGAGTTGCGTCGTTTTGAGCGGGACACGATCCGTGAGACACTGGTCTGGaagtcaacaacaccattcGAGATCTGCGAGGAGATCATGCGGTACATCCTCGCGCTCCACCTTCGTATTGGTCATCTCGAGGACGACATCAGCTTCTACGGCAACGGCCTGgttgccctcctctccatcaaacCCGCCGACACAACCTCGTACAATGTAGCAAGAAAAGAGTTTAGCACCTTTGAACGCGACATCCGcaacctcgacgagctcCCCCTGCGCGTTCGTCAGATCGCTCCTGTCTGCCCTGAACTTCGGCATGCCTCTGTCAAACCTCCGGTGTTTGGCTCTCTCAAGTCCGGGCCTCGCCCAATGGACTGCGTCATTTCCTTTGAAGCCTCGGGTAAATGGCCCGAAAGCATCGCCGCTATCCAGAGGACCAAGATTGCTTTCCTACTCATGATCGGCAACCTCCTCGAAAACAGCAAACAAGGGGTGAAAACCCACGTCGGTCTCGAGGACGCCCACTTCGAAACCGAAaacctcgccttcctcgacGTAGTCTATGAATCCGGCCCAGCTTTCCGCCTTCGCATCCACAGCGACCTGGAAGAGTCTCTTCTCGAACGACAAGTCAAGGACAAAACTCAGGAACAATACCTCCGACAAAGAGCCACGACTCAACTGGCTGCCTTCAAGAGGTTAtacaacaacctcccactCCACAACCAAACAATCAACACCAGCATCACCCGCTTCCCCGCCTTGGGCCCAACGATAAGACTGGTGAAACACTGGTTCAACAGCCATAAACTCTCCATCCACTTCACAGCCGAGTTCATCGAGCTCGTCACCCTGCACATCTTCCTGTCGCCCTACCCCTGGGAcgcaccctcctctccctccaccggGTTCAATCGCGTCTTGCTATTTTTATCCCGTTGGGACTGGCGCTCTGAACCACTGATCATCGACTCGGGGAATGAACTGACCAACTCTGACCACTTTGCTATTGTGACAAGGATGGAAGCGTGGAGGAAGATTGACCCGGGGATGAACCACACTGTTCTCTTTGTTGCCACCACCCAGGAGCCGACCGGTATCGCGTGGACAAGTCTGAACAATGAGCCGAAGCCGACAAGGGTGgtggcgacgaggatgacggcTCTGGCGAAGGCGGCTTGTAGGGTTGTTAGGGAGGAGCAGTTGTTGCTCGACCCGAGGAGGCTGTTTGTCCCTTCGCTTAAGGAGTATGACGTGCTTATTCATCTTGATCCTAAAGCGTTGAAGAATGCGATGAGGACGTATGAGAATGTTGAtcctgctgaggaggtgggggaggggagggggagtaagTTTAAGAATTTGGATGTTGTTACTGGGGAAGATTTACTCCCTTTGGTGGCGCACCCGGCGGAGGTCTTGCTGGAGCAGTTTGTGAAGGTATTTGGGGGCCCGTTGGTGTTTTtctggggtggggagggggataatGTTGTGGGGGCGATTTGGAATccggggatggagaggagggtgttgaagggggggatgttggctAGTTATAGGCCGggaaggcagcagcaggaggagggggatggggaggacaaggtggaggtggagatgaataaggaggcgatggtgggggagatggcgaggttggggggggatttggtggagaggattgAGATGAGGTAG
- the SKI3 gene encoding Superkiller protein 3 (BUSCO:EOG09260779; COG:A; EggNog:ENOG503NU3G), whose protein sequence is MSSTKAMLKSVNDFIKQSKWDDAREAANEVLQRDPKNYHAHIFLAFALDKKNMLEDAENTYLAATNIKPGDTQAWQGLIRLYQKQGNKKLKQYKHAAIKLGEIFRDTNEMFKFQDVVDKFVDHARTQGERLQYVDALDIQLPGSPLYEALEGRVPHPAKTYEIQAKIVEPEEKKRINTLIGERRTRIGARVSEVTLEVKREVYRQSKLGHIYRQLIDWTADDELRRTCEEKLLQYCYDRLLAWPPGEEKQQEMEVVRKLANDMVIIRHPFKFAWDIALNWQDHKEIKEWDVTILRQYCSFFPDSDLNRVIMGFLTSDISPFPKETPAQNDVTADGEPEDESEDDDAGGVPTTYVPLTEEDRLLMMTEGISSGDSLFAYRLMGEYYQHLEEYESNVELMRKAIDLLKTERTKTGLAFRNTGDAYSLYLGTALVFYQSPRHHQEAKSLFDGVLAHDPTSTPAMIGVGLIYEEEEEYDEAVGFLERALLGDPTNLRVKTEAAWVKALKGDFAAAKAELEACMPLLTEKGQNNKELLSQTKYRLGYCIWNLDTSRSARKSRSGAYNHFLESLKSNLNYAPAYTILGIYYADYAKDKKRARRCFQKAVELSPSEVLSAERLARSFADDGDWDRVELVAQRVVDSGKVKPPPGSKRKGISWPFSALGVAELNKQDYHKAIVSFQAALRISPNDYHSWVGLGESYHGSGRYIAATKALLNAQKLEESPDVEITGQETWFTRFILAEVKRELGDFDDAIDLYKQVLEDRPGEDGVAISLMQAMVDNALVSLDKGFFGKSIDHAVSALRFAVETPAAIKDTFNFWRAIADACSLFTSVQGRLSEFPRELVQGLLGSDEAAPEYQVLKDIDGVGTAVVSTNGIFHDNEKMGIDLTRAMHATILAHKRAVHLSANDIHAQAVAFYNLGWAEYRAHSCLPAHLRKKATRYLKAAISCFKRAIELEAGNSEFWNALGVVTSTVNPSVSQHSFVRSLHINERGAHSWTNLGVLALLQGDLQLANEVFTKAQSADPDFAHAWLGQGLVALLLGDQKEARGLFIHSMDISEASSLATRRLYSVSMFDHILSSPSDLPITSLVQPVLALGQIQGLKPQDLAYGHLSALFQERTQEYQRAAHNLENICTQAEAEYEVTESPQALKHFSIAKTDLARALLAQGLNVEAIEAAEMAIQLSSDESDSELTAGERKRVRLSAHVSMGLAQYHLDHVDDAVDSFEQAIQESDGNPDVACVLAQVLWATGKDDARERARDVLFEVIEQHPSHVQSVCLLGVIALLDKDDESLEAVVSELQNLRSGDEGVSAAEQSQLGEVLKAVAALGAGGGAGGEEGQAQADVMFHPYLPHGWAELAGLEGTAGDGEGAAEMALRVAIKGVAPRGDLPAEELARAYAGTGKVMDAQTAVMVAPWEGAGGGVWGCHHSFLGDYVDVGAMSLRYDQG, encoded by the coding sequence ATGTCCAGCACCAAGGCCATGCTAAAGTCCGTCAATGACTTCATCAAACAGTCGAAATGGGACGATGCCAGAGAAGCCGCCAACGAGGTCCTCCAAAGGGACCCCAAAAACTACCATGCTCACATCTTTCTGGCTTTTGCgctggacaagaagaacatgCTCGAGGATGCCGAGAACACCTATCTTGCcgccaccaacatcaaaccaGGCGACACCCAGGCCTGGCAAGGCCTGATCAGGCTCTACCAAAAGCAGGGCAACAAAAAGCTAAAGCAGTACAAACATGCTGCCATCAAGCTTGGCGAAATCTTTCGGGACACCAATGAGATGTTCAAGTTTCAGGACGTTGTCGACAAGTTCGTCGACCATGCACGTACACAGGGCGAACGGCTGCAGTACGTCGATGCCTTGGACATCCAACTGCCAGGAAGCCCTCTGTACGAGGCCCTAGAAGGCCGTGTGCCTCACCCTGCCAAGACCTATGAGATTCAGGCCAAGATTGTCGAgcccgaggagaagaagcggaTAAACACGCTTATTGGCGAGAGGCGCACCAGAATCGGAGCCCGCGTCAGCGAAGTTACTTTGGAGGTCAAGAGGGAAGTCTACCGCCAAAGCAAACTCGGCCACATCTACAGACAGCTCATCGACTGGACTGCCGATGACGAGCTCCGGCGCACATGCGAAGAAAAGTTGCTTCAGTATTGTTACGACCGGCTCTTGGCTTGGCCTCCTGGGGAGGAAAAGCAACAAGAGATGGAAGTTGTTCGGAAACTGGCAAACGACATGGTCATCATTAGACACCCATTCAAGTTTGCCTGGGACATTGCTCTCAACTGGCAGGACCacaaggagatcaaggaatGGGATGTCACCATTCTCAGACAATATTGCTCATTCTTCCCGGACAGTGACCTGAATAGAGTCATCATGGGGTTTCTTACTAGCGACATCTCGCCATTCCCCAAGGAAACACCAGCGCAGAATGATGTCACAGCGGATGGTGAGCCAGAGGACGAGagcgaggacgacgatgctGGAGGTGTGCCCACTACATATGTTCCTCTCACAGAGGAGGACCgactgttgatgatgacggagGGCATTAGCTCTGGCGATTCGTTGTTTGCGTACCGACTCATGGGCGAGTACTACCAACATCTCGAGGAGTACGAAAGCAACGTCGAGTTGATGCGTAAAGCAATCGACCTTCTCAAGACAGAGCGGACCAAGACAGGCCTGGCGTTCCGGAATACAGGAGATGCCTACTCTTTGTATCTCGGCACCGCACTTGTCTTTTACCAatctcctcgtcaccatcaagaagccaAGAGCTTGTTCGATGGTGTTTTGGCGCACGATCCCACATCCACCCCAGCCATGATTGGCGTGGGTCTGATTtatgaggaagaagaggagtaTGACGAAGCAGTTGGCTTTTTGGAACGTGCCCTGCTGGGCGACCCAACCAATCTCCGTGTCAAGACGGAGGCTGCCTGGGTCAAGGCTCTGAAAGGAGACTTTGCTGCcgccaaggccgagctcgaggccTGCATGCCACTGCTGACCGAGAAGGGGCAGAACAACAAGGAGTTGCTTTCGCAGACGAAATATCGTCTCGGTTATTGCATTTGGAACCTCGACACATCCAGGTCTGCCAGGAAGAGCCGCAGCGGTGCCTACAATCACTTCCTGGAGTCCCTCAAGAGCAATCTCAACTACGCCCCGGCCTACACTATCCTCGGTATCTACTATGCAGACTAtgccaaggacaagaagagagCTCGGAGATGTTTCCAGAAGGCAGTTGAGCTCTCCCCATCTGAAGTTTTGTCTGCAGAGAGACTTGCCAGGTCTTTTGCTGACGACGGCGACTGGGACCGTGTCGAGCTCGTTGCTCAGCGAGTTGTTGACTCGGGCAAGGTCAAGCCGCCGCCTGGATCCAAGCGCAAGGGTATCAGCTGGCCCTTTTCTGCTCTCGGCGTGGCCGAGCTCAACAAGCAGGATTACCACAAGGCCATTGTTTCTTTCCAGGCTGCCCTCAGAATATCACCAAATGACTACCACTCTTGGGTTGGTCTCGGCGAGAGCTATCATGGCTCAGGTCGGTATATCGCTGCCACCAAAGCTCTTCTGAATGcccagaagctggaggagtcACCCGATGTAGAGATCACAGGACAAGAGACGTGGTTCACCAGATTCATTCTCGCCGAGGTCAAGCGTGAGCTTGGCGACTTTGATGACGCCATTGACTTGTACAAGCAGGTCTTGGAAGATAGACCgggggaagatggtgtcGCTATTTCGCTGATGCAAGCGATGGTGGACAATGCTCTCGTCAGTTTAGACAAGGGCTTTTTTGGCAAGTCTATCGACCATGCTGTGTCAGCGCTGCGGTTTGCGGTTGAGACTCCTGCGGCCATCAAGGACACTTTCAACTTTTGGAGAGCGATTGCCGATGCCtgctccctcttcaccagcgTCCAAGGCCGGTTGTCAGAGTTTCCCAGGGAGCTGGTGCAAGGGCTGCTCGGAAGCGACGAGGCTGCCCCCGAGTACCAGGTGCTGAAGGATATCGATGGAGTCGGCACCGCCGTTGTTAGCACCAACGGCATTTTCCATGACAATGAGAAGATGGGAATCGATTTGACCAGAGCTATGCATGCCACCATCCTGGCACACAAACGCGCCGTTCACCTGTCTGCCAACGACATTCATGCCCAGGCCGTGGCGTTCTACAACCTGGGATGGGCCGAGTACAGAGCTCATTCGTGTCTTCCAGCTCATCTGAGGAAGAAGGCTACGAGGTATCTCAAGGCTGCTATTTCTTGCTTCAAGCGAGCCATTGAGCTCGAGGCCGGCAACTCTGAGTTCTGGAACGCTCTCGGAGTGGTCACCAGCACTGTGAACCCATCCGTTTCGCAACACTCGTTTGTGCGCAGCCTCCACATAAACGAGAGAGGTGCTCACTCTTGGACCAATCTGGGTGTTCTTGCACTCCTTCAAGGCGACCTCCAGCTTGCCAACGAGGTCTTTACCAAGGCCCAATCTGCCGATCCCGACTTTGCCCATGCCTGGCTTGGTCAGGGTCTTGTCGCTCTGCTCCTGGGTGATCAGAAGGAGGCCCGCGGCCTGTTCATCCACTCGATGGACATTTCTGAAgcatcctccctcgccaccagACGTCTGTATTCCGTCTCCATGTTTGACCACATCCTGTCATCCCCATCCGACCTTCCCATCACTTCCTTGGTCCAGCCCGTTCTCGCTCTCGGCCAAATTCAGGGCCTCAAACCTCAAGATCTGGCCTACGGTCACCTCTCTGCCTTGTTCCAGGAACGAACCCAAGAATACCAACGGGCCGCCCACAACCTCGAAAACATCTGCACCCAAGCCGAAGCAGAATACGAAGTCACCGAGTCCCCCCAAGCACTCAAGCACTTTTCCATTGCCAAAACCGACCTCGCCCGCGCTCTGTTGGCACAAGGCCTCAACGTCGAAGCAATCGAAGCAGCTGAAATGGCCATTCAACTCTCCAGCGACGAGTCCGACAGCGAGCTCACGGCCGGGGAACGTAAGCGGGTGCGCCTCTCTGCGCATGTGTCTATGGGATTAGCGCAGTATCACCTCGACCACGTCGACGACGCCGTCGACTCCTTTGAGCAGGCGATTCAAGAATCGGACGGCAACCCCGACGTTGCCTGTGTCCTGGCTCAGGTCCTTTGGGCAACCGGTAAGGATGACGCGCGTGAGAGGGCGAGAGATGTCCTGTTTGAAGTCATTGAGCAACACCCCAGCCACGTCCAGTCGGTCTGCTTGCTGGGCGTGATTGCGCTGTTGGATAAAGACGACGAGTCGCTTGAGGCTGTGGTGTCAGAGCTGCAGAATCTTCGGTcgggtgatgagggggtgtCTGCTGCGGAGCAGAGCCAGCTGGGCGAGGTTCTCAAGGCTGTGGCTGCGCtgggcgctggtggtggtgctggtggtgaggagggccaGGCGCAGGCGGATGTCATGTTCCATCCTTACTTGCCGCATGGATGGGCGGAActggctgggctggaggggacggcgggggatggggaaggggcggCGGAGATGGCGTTGAGGGTTGCGATCAAGGGGGTTGCGCCGAGGGGGGATCTGCCggccgaggagctggccaGGGCTTATGCCGGGACGGGCAAGGTGATGGATGCGCAaacggcggtgatggtggcgccttgggagggggcgggtggaggagtttggggatgCCATCATTCGTTCTTAGGGGACtatgttgatgttggagcgATGAGTTTGCGGTATGATCAAGGGTAG
- a CDS encoding hypothetical protein (EggNog:ENOG503P2WE; COG:S), translating into MSTIATPPRPPVESLLLKPLHPHHLRPPLPPASINPPPQSSTPPSFSPTQYLTSLLESSSLSSLLQTYTRLLSEIRALDAEKKALVYNNYSKLITATETIRKMRTTMDPLNPMAGTIDLVVGRVYDMARGLREEMREHCGGEQGRRQGGGGMDRKKRTKELVREVYRGMERMRGLCSRGTGRKRRRSGNCRGGCWLNGRRWGGRERGQGSC; encoded by the exons atGTCAACAATAGCCACCCCCCCGCGACCCCCCGTcgaatccctcctcctcaaacctctacacccccaccacctccgcccgcccctccc ccccgccagcatcaaccccccGCCTCAATCCTCgactcccccctccttctcccccacgCAGTACctaacctccctcctcgagtcctcctccctctcctccctcctccaaacatacacccgcctcctctcGGAAATCCGCGCCCTCGACGCCGAAAAAAAGGCGCTAGTCTACAACAACTACTCCAAGCTCATTACCGCCACTGAAACAATCCGCAAAATGAGAACAACGATGGATCCGTTAAACCCAATGGCGGGCACGATAGATCTtgttgtggggagggtgtaCGACATGGctagggggttgagggaggagatgagggagCATTGTGGTGGGGAGCAGGGGAGACGacaagggggtggtgggatggataGAAAAAAGAGGACGAAAgagttggtgagggaggtttatagggggatggagaggatgaggggtttGTGCAGCAGGGGGACCGGCCGCAAGCGGAGAAGGAGTGGGAactgccgaggaggttgttggttaAATGGCAGGAGATGGGGTGGGCGGGAACGAGGTCAGGGgagttgttga
- a CDS encoding hypothetical protein (EggNog:ENOG503P3I3; COG:S), whose translation MAPEPGRSRNNRRFHPYGSSYVDSPLKFLRRPTDPNVRPLSAADSGSEDQQDDSTLSSLADSVLLESDSNDGPSHLDDHSDTEESHELGSSSNPIDLTSLLINSQTPPGKSVAGKTVSRFKVAPQPDFGNQKSKRGGPQSGKAPVTPNVIQPRQRSHSDLISHNPAEPKAAASRNHSNQNHTDSQGTNPTKENKIRLRVPPHNHPRTTVTNISPRSAPQQNRTSQPDTLPPMTPQKRPPTQPVPHGRPTQQRRLMAPPPAAPSTIGPSSPPTNVPRPPQNNQMDLSLQLQTALSTTSLPFPSLPFLTRLVQSRNPPPPFPSLLATTRARILSSDITTDMLDPAYINSHSLPSEISNPLTKSATLPHDVVVQVLDIINISKSKWEQVEELEAKARGEEKRGREVVRLPTARGDGEVDQGTQAGTQFQTQQRGEGKATHRILFQDPKGGKIYGLELVRVEKLGVGKTNMGEKWLLKKGTSVSRGVVMLEPGRCECLGGKVEVWNRAWNEGRLERLRGEATGEGTG comes from the coding sequence ATGGCTCCAGAACCGGGTCGGTCCCGCAACAATCGACGATTTCATCCTTATGGGAGTTCCTATGTTGATTCCCCGCTCAAGTTTCTGAGGCGACCTACTGATCCGAATGTTCGGCCGCTCTCAGCAGCAGATTCTGGCAGCGAGGACCAGCAGGACGATAGCACGCTTTCTTCTCTTGCGGACAGTGTACTACTTGAGAGCGACTCGAACGACGGGCCCTCTCACCTAGACGACCATAGCGATACAGAAGAGTCCCACGAGCTGGGGTCTTCTTCCAATCCCATCGACCTGACTAGTCTCCTTATTAATTCCCAGACGCCACCTGGCAAGAGTGTCGCCGGCAAGACCGTTTCACGGTTTAAAGTTGCCCCTCAGCCCGATTTTGGCAATCAAAAGTCTAAAAGAGGTGGGCCACAGTCTGGGAAAGCTCCGGTCACCCCAAACGTGATCCAGCCTCGGCAACGCTCTCACTCAGATCTCATCAGCCACAACCCAGCAGAGCCCAAGGCAGCAGCATCCCGGAATCACAGCAATCAAAACCACACAGATTCCCAAGGCACAAATCccaccaaagaaaacaagatcAGACTCCGAGTCCCGccccacaaccacccaagGACGACCGTTACCAATATCTCACCTCGATCTGCTCCACAGCAGAATCGCACCAGTCAACCGGACACTTTACCCCCTATGACCCCCCAAAAGcgacccccaacccaacccgtTCCTCACGGCCGTCCCACCCAGCAACGCCGGCTCAtggccccccctcccgcagCACCATCCACTATCGGACCCAGCAGCCCACCAACCAACGTGCCCCGGCCCCCTCAAAACAACCAAATGgacctctccctccaacttcaaaccgccctctccaccacctccctccccttcccctccctccccttcctaaCCCGCCTAGTCCAATCccgcaacccccctccccccttcccctctttATTAGCAACCACCCGCGCGAGAATATTATCCTcagacatcaccaccgacatgCTCGACCCAGCCTACATCAAttcccactccctcccctctgaGATATCGAACCCTCTCACAAAATCTGCCACCTTGCCTCACGACGTGGTGGTTCAAGTGTTGGATatcatcaacatctccaagTCAAAGTGGGAGCaagtggaggagttggaagcCAAGGCtcggggggaggagaagagggggagggaggttgtcaGGTTACCTACCgcgaggggggatggggaggttgatcaAGGGACGCAGGCGGGGACACAGTTCCAGACGCAGCAaaggggagaagggaaagCAACGCATAGAATTCTTTTTCAGGATCCAAAAGGGGGAAAGATTTACGGGCTGGAATTGGTCAGGGTGGAGAAGCTTGGTGTGGGGAAGACGAATATGGGGGAGAAGTGGCTATTGAAAAAGGGAACGAGCGTGagcaggggggtggtgatgctcgAGCCGGGGAGGTGTGAGTGTTTGggtgggaaggtggaggtttgGAATCGGGCGTGGAATGAAGGgcggttggagaggttgaggggggaggcgacTGGGGAGGGCACTGGTTAG
- a CDS encoding hypothetical protein (COG:S; EggNog:ENOG503P0V5; BUSCO:EOG09263UQF) yields the protein MNFTSSLLRTTPRLISSFANSTQPRTFTMAAMQRPAFTERVVKAMQALYPESLADRNWDNVGLLQENFTTPSTATTTSPVVLLTNDLTPAVAQEAISRKASVIISYHPFIFRGLKSITLADPQQRIILLLAQHNIAVYSPHTAIDAAPGGMADWLAQMLSSLPDRTTTISTVTPVDASSLPEKFAGAGYGRKVQLSKPAGLGELVKLYAKGLGGLKHVMVARPKSEGQFMVKTVAVCPGSGESVLAGVKDADLIVTGEMSHHPALKLVMEGKAVISVFHSNSERAFLRDVLKGQLEEELKEVEGLEVLISEEDQDPFQIVDVEDLPSDMRMQTV from the exons ATGAACTTcacttcttctctcctcagaacaacaccaagactcATTTCGTCCTTTGCCAACTCTACCCAACCGAGAAccttcaccatggccgccatgCAGCGCCCTGCCTTTACCGAGCGAGTCGTCAAGGCCATGCAGGCCTT GTACCCTGAGTCTCTTGCCGACCGCAACTGGGACAACGttggcctcctccaagaaaacttcaccaccccttccacagctacaaccacctcccctgtGGTCCTCCTCACAAACGACCTCACTCCCGCGGTCGCCCAAGAGGCCATTTCCCGCAAAGCCTCTGTAATAATCTCCTACCACCCTTTCATCTTCCGCGGCCTCAAGTCCATCACCCTGGCCGACCCCCAACAGCGCATTATTTTGCTGCTGGCCCAACACAACATCGCCGTTTACTCCCCCCATACAGCCATCGACGCCGCCCCAGGTGGCATGGCCGACTGGCTCGCCCAGatgctctcctccctcccagaccgcaccaccaccatctccaccgtAACCCCAGTcgacgcctcctccctccccgagaAATTCGCCGGCGCTGGTTACGGCCGAAAAGTCCAACTCTCCAAACCAGCCGGCCTTGGAGAACTAGTAAAGCTCTACGCCAAAGGCCTCGGCGGCCTAAAACACGTCATGGTCGCCCGCCCCAAATCAGAAGGGCAGTTCATGGTCAAGACAGTGGCTGTCTGCCCAGGGAGCGGGGAGAGCGTACTGGCCGGTGTCAAGGACGCTGATCTGATTGTTACCGGCGAGATGTCGCACCATCCTGCGCTCAAGCTTGTCatggaggggaaggcggTGATCAGTGTGTTTCACAGTAATTCGGAGAGGGCTTTCTTGAGGGATGTCCTCAAGGGacagttggaggaggagctgaaggaggtggaggggctggaggtGTTGATTAGCGAGGAGGATCAGGATCCCTTCCAGATAGTGGATGTTGAAGATTTGCCGAGTGATATGAGGATGCAGACGGTTTAG